Proteins encoded by one window of Chanos chanos chromosome 7, fChaCha1.1, whole genome shotgun sequence:
- the LOC115816227 gene encoding serine/threonine-protein kinase/endoribonuclease IRE1a-like — translation MLVYYILSGGHHPFGKGIRCEVNILDGKYSLEHVEDEIAKDLIERMINQEPKERPKVEDTLRHPFFWTNERRIDYLKRMGNEKEAENCRNADEDLLHALDEYTVGKTFCNWKTKLPPDLVCKMDGKKKAYPENTLGLLRFIRNLFEH, via the exons ATGTTGGTGTATTATATTCTCTCTGGTGGACATCACCCTTTTGGGAAAGGTATCCGTTGTGAGGTAAACATTCTTGATGGAAAGTATTCACTGGAACATGTGGAGGATGAGATTGCAAAGGATCTAATAGAGAGGATGATCAACCAAGAGCCAAAAGAGAGACCAAAAGTCGAGGATACCCTCAGACATCCTTTCTTCTGGACAAACGAAAG GAGAATTGACTACTTGAAAAGAATGGGAAATGAGAAAGAAGCTGAAAACTGCCGGAATGCTGATGAGGACCTTCTTCATGCTCTGGATGAATACACAGTTGGAAAAACCTTCTGTAATTGGAAAACTAAG CTCCCCCCTGACCTTGTCTGTAAAATGGATGGGAAAAAGAAAGCCTATCCAGAGAACACACTGGGTCTTCTGCGGTTCATACGCAACCTGTTCGAGCACTAG